From the Penicillium oxalicum strain HP7-1 chromosome V, whole genome shotgun sequence genome, one window contains:
- a CDS encoding Siroheme biosynthesis protein met8: MAQFPEIQGGGSLIVAWQIRDKHVLVVGGGEVAAGRIVLTLNADARVTVVCPASGLNEEVAYRVAEKQVKHIDRNFEPSDLDGADMVLCAIDDPVASTQVWKLCKERRIPANIADVPPECDFYFGSMHRDGPLQIMVSTNGNGPKLASLVRKRIAEALPSNIGAAIENVGKLRMKLRKVAPEPSVGPKRMKWMSAVCESWSLDDLVGMTENDMDGLLTHFQAGDVPPLLEVRMKNL; the protein is encoded by the exons atggcccAGTTTCCAGAGATTCAAGGCGGTGGATCGCTGATTGTTGCCTGGCAAATTCGGGACAAGCATGTCCTTGTCGTGGGTGGTGGAGAG GTGGCCGCTGGTCGGATAGTACTCACCCTCAACGCCGATGCCCGGGTGACTGTCGTTTGTCCCGCCTCTGGCCTCAATGAAGAGGTCGCTTACCGTGTCGCTGAAAAGCAAGTCAAGCACATTGATCGCAACTTTGAACCGAGTGATTTGGATGGTGCCGACATGGTCCTATGTGCGATCGACGACCCAGTGGCTTCAACCCAGGTTTGGAAACTATGCAAAGAGCGACGCATTCCGGCAAATATTGCCGATGTCCCGCCCGAATGTGACTTTTACTTTGGCAGCATGCATCGGGATGGCCCATTGCAGATCATGGTGAGCACCAATGGCAACGGCCCGAAGCTTGCCAGCTTGGTTCGCAAGAGAATTGCCGAAGCACTGCCAAGTAACATCGGCGCTGCCATTGAGAATGTGGGCAAATTGCGGATGAAACTACGCAAGGTCGCGCCTGAGCCGAGTGTAGGGCCGAAACGCATGAAATG GATGTCCGCGGTCTGTGAATCGTGGAGTCTAGATGACTTGGTCGGGATGACTGAGAATGACATGGATGGACTGCTCACTCATTTCCAGGCGGGCGACGTGCCGCCGTTGCTGGAAGTGAGAATGAAAAACCTATAG
- a CDS encoding Ribose-phosphate pyrophosphokinase 1, with protein sequence MRGVQIFSGNSHPALAETICERLGASPAPADLGKFANGETSVNIGVSVRNQDVYIVQSGSSKINDSVMELLIMISACKGGSAKSITAVMPYFPYSRQSKKKSHRGAITARMLANLLSIAGVDHVITMDLHASQMQGFFGKPVDNLFAEPFIARWIRMNVSGWRDAVVVSKNAGGTKRVTSLADTLKLNFGIVATDRRRPKVAANAMSDSMVFFDAVEDESRAQREPQPFELRLQRSKAASSIAEEKEQDESPEELLRPETPPAARRPSELEVEYTDVRVRDVVTGRLVQGHLVDDDYHPASDSQSSGTTPGAGADASPSGQGEDNEIVSETMMNSMMSSVASLPPDHALGGSFDAGESDDEANVAGPDHERTITLVGEVRNRPVFLVDDMIDKSGSWIAAAETVVKRGGAAKVYCIATHGLFSAESLDQMEACPCIDHIVVTNTFPIEPSMLKRSKKLIVIDISTLLAESIRRHHYGER encoded by the exons ATGCGGGGTGTGCAGATCTTTTCGGGTAACTCCCACCCAGCTCTTGCAGAGACCATTTGCGAGCGATTGGGTGCCTCGCCTGCTCCAGCCGATCTGGGTAAATTTGCCAATGGCGAGACCAGCGTCAATATCGGTGTCTCGGTCCGCAACCAGGATGTTTACATTGTGCAAAGTGGCAGCAGCAAGATCAATGACAGTGTGATGGAGTTGCTGATTATGATCTCGGCTTGCAAAGGTGGTTCTGCCAAGTCGATTACTG CGGTCATGCC ATATTTCCCCTACTCGCGTCaatccaagaagaaaagtcaCCGCGGTGCCATCACGGCTCGTATGCTGGCCAATCTACTTTCGATCGCCGGCGTGGACCATGTGATCACCATGGACTTGCAC GCATCCCAGATGCAAGGCTTTTTTGGCAAGCCTGTCGACAACCTCTTCGCTGAGCCGTTCATTGCCCGCTGGATTCGGATGAACGTGTCAGGGTGGAGGGACGCGGTTGTCGTGAGCAAAAATGCTGGCGGCACCAAGCGAGTCACTTCGCTTGCCGACACGCTGAAATTGAATTTTGGTATTGTCGCCACCGACCGACGCCGCCCCAAGGTTGCCGCCAATGCGATGTCAGACAGCATGGTATTCTTCGACGCTGTCGAGGACGAGTCACGAGCTCAAAGGGAGCCGCAACCCTTTGAGCTTCGGCTTCAGCGGTCCAAGGCGGCGTCTTCTATCGCAGAGGAGAAGGAACAAGACGAGTCTCCTGAAGAATTGTTGCGTCCAGAAACCCCGCCTGCGGCCCGCCGGCCATCGGAGCTCGAGGTTGAGTATACTGACGTCCGTGTTCGTGATGTCGTTACAGGCCGCCTTGTCCAGGGTCACTTGGTTGATGACGACTACCATCCGGCATCGGATTCTCAATCCAGTGGAACTACCCCCGGTGCAGGCGCCGATGCCAGTCCTAGTGGACAGGGAGAGGATAACGAGATCGTCTCAGAGACGATGATGAATTCCATGATGTCCAGTGTCGCATCTCTACCTCCCGACCATGCTCTGGGCGGCTCGTTTGACGCGGGTGAATCAGACGATGAGGCCAACGTTGCTGGTCCCGATCACGAGCGGACCATTACTTTGGTCGGTGAAGTGCGCAATCGCCCTGTCTTCCTCGTGGATGACATGATTGACAAGAGTGGATCATGGATTGCCGCCGCAGAAACAGTGGTCAAGCGTGGCGGAGCTGCCAAGGTATACTGCATCGCCACCCACGGCTTGTTCAGCGCGGAATCGCTGGACCAGATGGAGGCTTGCCCTTGTATTGACCACATCGTCGTGACCAATACTTTCCCGATCGAGCCGTCGATGCTCAAGCGATCAAAGAAGCTGATTGTCATTGACATCTCGACTCTTCTGGCTGAGAGCATTCGGCGGCATCATTACGGTGAAAGGTAG